The genomic window CTCGCGGTGTTCGGCAGAATCGGCGTAGTCATAGGCAGCGGCTATCAGATCAGTCGCTTGTTGCGTAGGCAGGACATGCGCCAGCGCCCTGAAACAGGCCTTGTTCATGCGGGCGGCCTGCGGCGCCAGCTCGATGATGCGCGCCACGCGCTCGAGCGCTGCGGCGCTCACCCTGGAGGCCGGCACCACCTGACTCAGAAAACCGCGCTGCTTCATCTCGGCCGCATCGAACACGGCGGCGCTCAGCAGCATCTCGCGCGCCGTCAGCTCGCCCACGGCACACATCACCAGCGCCGCCTCGCGCGGGGCCATCGGAAAGCCGAGCTTGGCAATCGGCGCACCAAAACGGGATGTAGCTGCGGCAATGCGCAGGTCGCAGCAGCTGGCCATCTCGACGCCCGCGCCCATGCAGTTACCCTCTATCTGCGCGACGATGGGCACGTCGCAGTCGAGCATGGCCTTGAGCCCGCCCCAGATATAGCTTTCATGAAACTCGCGCAGGCGGGCCTCCTCGAAGCGAAAGTCGGCGTATTCGGAGATGTCGCCACCGGCCGAAAAGTGCCCGCCTTCTCCCAGCATCAGCACGCAGCGCACGTCGCGGTGCTGCTGGATGCGTTCGAAAGCGGTGCGCAACTGGCGCCACATCACGCGCGACATGGCGTTGAACTTGCCGTGGTGGATTAGCGTGACCGTGGCCACTTCATCGACGATGTTCAGGGAAACTGTGCGGTTCATAAAGGTAACTCCTGCGATGCCATCAAAGGCATAGTTACTATCAAATAAATAGCAGCTTGTGGCCGTACTATTTGCGTAACAGGTGTTTTGAGTCCAACACCTGGAGTCTTGCGGCATACACCGTTGCAAGGCACTTGAAACAGCGGGCACCAAGCGGTGCTGGTGGCCGTGTTTACTTGCGTTTGCGACTGGGAAGCGCCTTGGTGCGCCGCAGCAGACCCGGCTTCAGTCACGCAAGAGTCAGGCCATGGGCTTGGCGGCAAGGGCTGGAGCCGCCTTCCCCGTCATTAGCCTGAAGACAGGTGGCGGGTAGTCGATCATCTGGGGGCCGCTGTGCGCAAGGCCGCCTTGGGAGCTGCGGCGTTGATCGCTTCCTGCAAGGCCGCGACGCTGGCCAACACTGTGTCCAAGCGCGGGATGTCGCCGAAGATCATTCCCGACATGGCTGCGTAGTCCCGCCCAAGTGCGCCCTGCATCGCGTCGTCAGGGACCAGCGTGAACGTGCCTACGGCTGCAGATTCCAGTCCCAGGTCCGGGCTGCCGAAGAACAGCCTGGCGTGCTTTGCGCAGTCGGCGGCAAGACCGTGATCGGCTTGCCAGGCTTGCGCGCCCTGCGCCTGCGCGAGTCGATGAATGTCGTAGTAGTGACGCGATACCCGTTGGCCTTCGTGCCGCAGTTCTTGACGACGGTCGTACCACTGGCGCAGACCGTGGAGGATGATGACCTTGTCCCAGAACGTTCGTTCCGGTTGCACCGCCCTGACATTGCGAACGGCAAGGTCCAGATCGTCCAAGTCGGCCGCCACATAAGGCGTCACTGTTGCGGCGATGTGCGGGTCCAGCGCAGATTTGGCACCGGCCTCGATCTTAACGGCGGCGCGGATGTAATCGCCTTCGGCCCCTGTGACTGCGGGATACCAGAACAGCAGGGTTTGACCGTCCTTGTCGTCGGGGTCTGCCTCCAGCCGGAAACGTCCTGCGGGAATCGCGGCGGCCGCGATGTCGATGAACTGCGCGGCCAACGGCCCGGCGATGTAGCGCTGGCAGGCATCGCGGATGGCATCGAGCCGGGCGCGGCGCTTTTTGCCGCTGAGTCCCTCTAGGTCTTGCGCTTCGACAACCTCACCCAGGTCAGCGCGAAAGACCGTGATGTCGATGTCCTCGGAGAAGCGAGAGATGAGCCCGAAAGCCTTCGACAGGGAGGTGCCGCCCTTGAACAGCAGTCGCGGGCCGCCAGGGGGCAGGCCATTGAAGAGCGCGTCCAGGGTCCAGCAGACCCAGAAGTCCTTCTCGACATTCTGGACAGCGGTGCCCAAGCGCGCCGCCGTACCGAGGAAAAGATCCCGGCGCTCGGCATCGTCCGCCACGATAACGGCTTGGAAATCAGGGTTCAAATAGCCTCCCCGATCGCTCTCTTCGAGCGGGGGCGTTTAGCGCCTACGCTGGTCTGCGGTCGTTTGAGCACTGTGGCAGTGGCAGTTTTTGGATCGCATCCCGGCAGTTCGCGAACGAGATTTTGCATCCAGGTCGGCAACGTACCAAAGCCTTCCAGAAGGTCCTTGCGTACGGCATCACCGTGGACCGTATCTGCCAGCAGCTTGCTCAGCTTGCTTAAAATTCGCTGCCGGTCCGTGGCCAAGGTGTCCTTCAACCAGTGCAGAGCCTGCACGACACGCATCGCCGGCCGGCCGGCCCAGTACAGGCGGCTGGGAGCCGTCTGCTTGAACTCAACAACGAGGTTGTCCAGCTTGACGGACCGTCGCCGGGCATCCGTATGAATCGTGACGCGGGCGGGCACTGCGTCGGTCAGACCGAGGTCGTTCGCCGCAGTCATGCCGTCAACGAGCAGCCGAAGTTGATCCCGGCGCGCAATGGCGTCCACGACGGCGCGGTAGTCTGGACTGGTGGGCCGTTTGGTGAGACGGTTGATGGTCGGCCTGTCGTACAGCCCCCTGTCGACACGCCGCAGTTCACCATCACGGACCATGCGTTGCAGCGTCTTGTCGATGGCGTCGCGGTTGCCGAAGGCAGCAAAGTCCGTCGGCACCCAGACATGGCCAGGCCCGTCGGCTTTGATCAGGGATAAAACGGCGGATTTAAGGTCGGACATGAGTGTCCGATATTTGTAAGCGTTTTTCGGACTTTACGCAAGAGTTTTGTCCGAAAAATATGGTTTATTTCGGACGATCGCATATTTTGTCAGACTTTTATCTGTCCGAAATTTGTAGCTTTTCTTCAGACAAGGCTATTTTCTTCGACATCAGGTCTCGAGAACTGGCGTGAAGACACATCGCAGCGGGTTCTCGTGGAACTTGATAGGGTGCAAAAAACAAACCCATTACCGAAGCGCTCGAACTCACCGCGCAGGAACACGCCATCGCGCCGATTGGTGGCGGATCGTTTGAGGTTTGTTAGCGGCTGCGCAAAACCGCGTAAATCTGGCGGCAAAACCGCATGTACCCAAGGCACCAAGCGCAAACCTGCAGCGCTTGCTTCCAATGGATAGCGTATTGGCCACTAGGCCAGCTCAAGGGTTCGCTTCGCCAGACTGCTAACGCAGCCTGCCCTTGACCCGGCTACGTGGCAAAAGCAGCATATCCCGAGCTGGCTCAAAAGATAGGCCGCCACCTATAAGCCAGGCTCTAAACCTGTTTCAGTGTCTTTTGAGCTTGGCTTCATGAGGTTTTCAGGTCTGGCTCAGAACTTACAAGTTATGAGCTAGCCACCATTTTTAGCTTTTTCCATTCAAGAGCTTTGAAACTCGCTGCAGCCTTAGCTCGCGCAATGATGAATGGCAATTGTGCAACTGGCTGTTGCGCTTACGACCCGAAAGGATCCTTGATCCGCTCAGGCCGTCGGCCCCGGCGTACGTGCTACGTTCATCAGCCAGCACACCATTGCAAAGTAGCCTGCCAGCGTGAGCAGTTCCACTACCGTCGGCTCGCTCCACATCCGCACTGCCTCCACCCAGGTCTCATCGCTCAGGCGGTGCTGGCTGACCAGTTCGCTCCCGACCGTGCGCGCGAGCGCGAGATCGGCTCGCAGGTCCGGTGGAGAAGGCTCGCCGGCGTCCAAGGCCGCAAGCGCCTGCGCGGGCACACCGGCTGCAGTTGCCAGCGGCAGGTGCATGTTCCACTCGAAGACATTGGAGAGTTCGCGCGCGATGACGCAGATCGTCCACTCGCGCAGTGCGACATCGAGCGTACCTTCGTAGCGCAAGGTCTCGCCGACCTTGGCTACTGCACGCAGCAGCGGCGGGCGGTGCAGCAGGGGCCGGAAGGGACCGTAAACGCCGCGACGCGGGCCATTGATCAACTCGTCGGCCGCCTCCTGCTGCGCGGCGTCAAGGGTTGCAGGTGGACCCAGACGCTCGGGCTGGCCAGCTTCAGGAAAGACCCGTGGAGAAGTCATCGAAGGGACAGGTTTCATCGTAATTTTTTCGTTAAGGTTGAGGGTGAAGAACCGGTGTCCCGCCACAGCCAAACTGCCGTAAACAGTAGAAGCACGGTGGCTGCAGCGTTGGTCCATACCAAGGCGTCCCAGCCGGCCACATTGCCAGGGCCCAGAGCGCGAACCAGCAGTGGGCCTAGGAGCTGCCCGACAGCAAAGGCAACGGTCATTCGAGCCAGAAGCGACGTTGGATTGGTGGGAAGCCGCTCGCGCGCGAGCTGCAGTCCAGCCATCGTCGCGACCATGAACGTGCCGCCCACGAGCACCGCGCAGGCTGCAAGTGCCCAGAGCGCTTGTGTCGCCACTGGCAATGCAGTCCCTAGCGCCATTGTCCCTTGGGCCAGAGCCCAGACGCGCCTGCGGGGCCACGCCGACAGATAGCGCGCTGCGGCCACGACAGACAGGGCTGCCGCCAACCCGAACAGTGGCCAGGTGAGTCCGAACACCAATGGGTCGGAGACCTGCTGGCGCGCCATCGCGGGCAGAAAGGTTGCCGGCACGATGTAGCCAAAGCCGAAGATGCCGTAGCACACCACGAGAGGCAAGTGTCCCTCTTTCGCACTTTGTGGAGGCGACGACGAAGGGGGAGATACCGTCACTATCGCACCTTCATCCTGCAAATTCAGTTTCACGAACACGGCACCAGCACTGGCGAGCAACCCCATCTCAAGCCACAGCCATTGGGCTGGCTGCTGTCCTCCAAGCCAGGCAAGCATGCCCACCAGCATAATGCCCAGGCCTACACCGATGTAGATCCGTGCGCCGAGTTGCGGTGCCTGCCGCCGGGCTAGCTCCGCCAATCCCCAGCTGCTTGTGCAGACCAGCGCCCAGGCACTGAAGATGCCGGCGGCGCCGCGCAGCATTGCGCCGAGGAGTGCGTGTGTTCCGCCCCCCGCCCATGCGGCTCCTAGCGTCACCAGCGCGACCCCGAACAGGGCCAAATGAAGGCCGCGCCGTGGATTGGCGGAGAACCGGGCCGCGGTCAACGCCCCAAGCAGATAGCCGATGTAGTTCGCGGCCGCCCACTCAGCGCCGTCGGCAGCACTCAGCGTGCCGTCCCGCAGCATGAGCGGCATGAGCGGCGTAAAAGCGAAACGACCAATGCCCATGGCAACGGCAAGCGCGACGATGCCGCTGCTGACAATGAGCCAAATCGGACGATCGGGGCGGGCAATAAGGTAAGGCGGTGTGTCCATCGTGATTTGTATTAGACCCACAGAAAAATACTTTGAAAACTGAATTATTAAGTCATAAGCTTCTTAAAATGAGAAGAATGAGAATGATGGAGCTTGACGATCTGTACATCTTTCGCTGTGTCGTCAGGGAAGGAGGGGTAATGCGCGCGGCGAGTCAGCTGCACCGCGTTCCTTCGAATGTCACTACGCGAATCAAGCAGCTCGAGGAGCGCCTAGGCGTCTCGCTGTTTCGTCGTCAGGGCCGAGGCTTGGTGCTTACCGATGCTGGTCGCACGCTGCTCGGCCACGCCGAGCGACTGCTGCAGATGGCTGATCTGGCCGAGCAGGAAATGCGAAGTGGGGTCGTGCGGGGCGTGTTGAGGTTGGGGTCGCTGGAAAGCGCTGCGGGCGCTAGGCTGCCCCCTGTGCTCTCGGCGTTCCACGCAAAGTACCCGGAAGTTTCGATCGAACTGCAGACCGGCACGACTGGCGCCTTGCTGCGCCGGCTGGATCACTTCGAGGTCGAGGCTGCCTTCGTCTCGGAGCCCTTCGAGAAGGCAAGCCTTTCGATGCTTCCGGCCTTCGAGGAAGAGTTGGTGCTGATTACTGCACTAGGCGCGCCGGCACTGCGACGCCCCGCCGACTTAGGTAGCCAGACGCTGATAACCTTCCCGCACGGCTGCTCCTATCGCCGCCGACTAGAGGAATGGCTGAGCGAAGGAGACATTTCACCTAGACGGATGCTGGACCTTGGTTCTTACCACGCGATCGTGGCGTGCGTCGCTGGCGGCGCTGGCGTAGCCATTGTTCCTGCAGAGGTGCTCGAACACGCTGTACTGGGCACTGCGGTGCAGCGCCATCGGCTGCCAGCGCGGCTGCGCATTAACCACACGCATTTAGTCTGGTCGGGCGAGGCTAGCCCGGCCCTGCAAGCGCTTATAGACCTGCTGCCCAGGCAGGGTCGCAGCTCGGGGATGTCGAAGAACGAAGCGCTTGCGTCATCCCCAGGAAGAGAAAGCGCAAGCAGCCCTGCGTTCACTTCCGGCGAAGGAACGTCGTCACAAGGGCTAGGGAGAGCGGCGCGCTCCTCGCGCCGGCGTAGCGCGAGTCTGGACCACAGCAACGTAACCGACGCAAAAGCATAGCTTGGTCGAATGACAGCCTTCGGACACCGTGCTCCGACTTTTTCTCTTGGCCGAAATAACAGTTTATAAAACCCGTTTTTTTGAGCGCCAAATGACACCAATCGCTTGTCATAAATACCTGCCCATCAGTTCAAAACTCAAGTTTTGAGCTTCCTAACCCCGCGCCTGGGGCAGGCGTTCGCGAAGTAACATTACTTTGGATTATCAAGCTGATGTTCAAAATTCGAGTTACTTGAGCCTACCGCCTTGAATAAAGCCTTGTCCCGTTCAGGCGCTTTGACACTGAATGCAACCTTGGCTGCGGGATGATGGCCGGCCAATTCACGATTTGCACCCCCTAAAGCTGTTGTTTATTCAACGGCAACACAGTCAGTAATGTGCCAAAAGTTCAGTCAAAGTGAACCCCACCATTCACAATGGAGCCGAATTTGCCCCCTGTGTCAGACTAGTTGTCGCCTCCGATTTTCCGCGGGTTATCCGCAGCGCAAGCGACATTTCATGCACAGAAAACCTCATTCCCATCACTCCACCGAATTCAAGGAGCAGGCACTGCTCAAAGCCCGCCATCGCGGCGCGCGTTCAATTCTGAGCCTTGCCAGCGAGCTGAACATGTCTGCCGGCACCCTCAAGCGATGGGTGCTGGACTCGGCCAAGGCCGGCGAACAGGCACTCGGGGAGACAAGCCCTGCGCTGGACGGCCCGGCTGCATCTTGGTCGCCATCGCAGCGCCTGAGGGCTCTGCAGGAAAGCTACGCATTCAATGGCCCGGCACTGGCGGCGTGGTGCCGCGAGCGTGGTGTGTTCGAGCACCAGTTGGTGCAGTGGCGCGAAGAGTTTTGCACCCCGGTCGCGCCCGCCTCGCGCGAGGCAACGGGTGCCTTTCGAGAACTCCAGCGTCAGCACGAGCAGCTCCAGCGTGAATTGCGGCGCAAGGAAAAAGCGCTGGCCGAGGTAGCCGCCTTGCTGGTGTTGCAAAAAAACTTCCAGGCGCTGCTGGAGGGCGCGGACAAATGACGTCCGTCCAGCAGCGCCAAAAGTTGCTCGGCCTGATCGGCAAGGCCTGCGCCGACGGGGCGCGCTTGAAGCCGGCTTGCCATCAAATCGGGCTGTCCTGCCGTAGCGTGCAGCGCTGGCAGCGCACGCAGGCGGCCGAGGGCGACCAGCGTCCTTCGGGCAAGCGGCGCTATGTGTGCCCGCCCAACAAGCTGCGCGAGGACGAGCGCCAGGCGGTGATGGCCACGCTCAACAGCGAAGCGTTCAAGGACTTGCCGCCGAGCCAAGTCGTGCCTCGCCTGGCCGACCGCGGCGTCTATGTGGCCTCGGAGTCCACGATGTACCGAATACTTCGACAGCAGGGCCAACTGGGCCATCGACGCTCGGAGCGCGCAGCGCAAAAGCGAAGCCGGCCGCGCGCCCTTGCCGCCACCGGAGCCGATCAGGTGTTCTGCTGGGATATCACGTATCTGCCCACTCAGGTGCGCGGCCAGCACTTTTACCTGTACCTGTTCGAGGATTTGTTCAGCCGCAAGATCGTGGGCTGGCAGGTGTTTGACTGCGAGAGCGCCGAGCTGGCCAGCCAGTTGCTGCGTGACATCTGTGAGAGCCAGGGCATTCGCCCGGGCCAGCTGACGGTGCATTCGGACAACGGCTCGCCCATGAAGGGCGAGACCATGCTGGCGGCCATGCAGCGCCTGGGCGTGGCGCACACGCGCAGCCGTCCGTCCGTGAGCAATGACAATCCGTACGTCGAATCAGCGTTCAGAACGCTGAAGTACCGCCCCGAACTGCCTGTCAAGCCGTTCGAGAACCTGCTGGCCGCAAGGCGCTGGGTCACCGAGCTGGCCCATTGGTACAACCACGAGCATCGCCACAGCGCCATTGGCTTCGTGACACCGGCGCAGCGCCATGCCGGCCTGGACCGGGCACTGCTTGAGCAGCGCGCGCTCGTCTATGAACAGGCCCGCCAGGAAAATCCTCAGCGCTGGTCAGGGCAGCCTCGCCAGTGGGCGCATGTCGATGTCGTGCACCTCAACCCAGAAACCAAGCAACAAACCAAGGAGCCTGAATCCAAGCAAAAAACAGCCTGACTCACTTCACTTCAGGCGACAACTTCCTTGACAGCCACCGCGAGCGAGCGGGTGCGCAATGCCGCCGTCGCCATGGGTGCAGACCACCTGGGCGATGACGACCTGATAGCCCTTGAGCCACTGCGCCTGCCGCTGCTTCGCGGCCATGTGCGTGGGATGCTCCGCCAGTGCCTGAAGTGCCTCCATGGTCTTCCAGTAGTACACGTTGGAGATGAGCCCGGTTGAAGGGTTCTCCCAACTCTCCTCGCCCAAGTAGCCGGGGATGGATTTCGCAATCTGGGCAATCGCATGGTCGATGGCGTGGAACTCGTCATCGAACTCGCGTTTTGCGAACGTGAAGGTGGAGGTGTACATCTATCGGTGGAAGAGAAATAGCCGTGTGTTGATCACCCGGCCTTGCGCATGGCCTGCGCCATGTCGCTGCGCCCCCGTGCCTCAAGGGTATCGGCGGCATGGAGGCGATCACGCGCCTCTTTGTTTTGGCTGAGTTTGACCTTGCCCACCAGCGAAGTGAGGGATATCTCGATGCCCACGATGCTGCGCAGCATGGTGTCGATGTACTCGGGCGCGGAGTCCCCCATCCGCCAAGGCCTGGGTTCGGCCGCCTCGTGCTGGCGTGTCAGGCGCGCGACGATGCGGCGAACGAAGCGCTCGTCGTCATGGATGGTGAGCGTGCCATGCGCATGCACGACCTCGTAGTTCCAGGTTGGCACCTGGCGATGCGCTTCGTGCTTGCTCGGATACCAGTTCGGCGAGATGTAGGCCTCGGCACCGCTAAACACGACCATGACCGCACTGCCCGTGGGGCAGCGCTGCCACAGCGTGTTGGCACGGGCCACATGGGCCGAAAGAACGCCAGGCGTTCCCACGCCAGCATCGAACTCGAACGGGATGTGGTCCACATCGAGTCCGACGCTCCCTTGTGTGACAAGCATGCCCAGCGGGTGTTCGCGGATGATGCGGGCGAGTTCGTCAGGCCGGGTTTCAGCAAAGTGTTCAGGGATGTACATGGTGAATAAGGGAATGAGTGAGTGATGTCGCAATCCTTTTCACTATTGTCCACAACCGGCACAATGAGAAGGTCCAGTTTTTTTCATTATTTATGGTCCAGTCTCGCAAGCCAACCGATTCCCACCCCGGCGCCACCGGGGCCGGACGCCGAATTTACGACCTGCTGCGCGCTCAGATTGCCGATGGCACACTGGTTCCGGGAGCGCGCGCGCCCTCCACGAGAGCCCTGGCCGCCGAGCTGGCGGTGTCGCGCACCACCGTCACCGCTGCCTACGAGCAACTGGCGGCCGAGGGTTTCCTTGTCACGGCCATGGGACGGGTGGCCCGGGTGGCCAGCCCGCTGGCTGCGCCCGCACCATCCGAAACCAACACAAGCCGACGCGCCAAGCATGCCCCATCCCTGTCCGGGTTTGGACGCCGCCTGACGGGAATCGGCATGCCGGCATTGACGCAGGCTGAACCGGTCCGCATCGACTTTCTGTACGGTGCGGTGGCTTCCCGGGACTTTCCGACCCTGCTCTGGCGGCGTGCCTACCAGGCCGAACTGCTGCGCCAGCAAAACAGCCTTTATTACGTCCCGCCCGAAGGCGACGCCTGGCTACGATGCTCCATCCAGGGCTATTTGCGGCGTGCCCGGGGACTGGCCTGCGAGGCTGAGCAGATTCTGGTGGTGCACGGATCGCAGCAGGCCATCGACCTGTGCGCGAGGCTGCTGCTCGATGCGGGGGACGCCTTTGCCTTTGAGGAGCCCGGCTACCTGATGGCCAGGCGCTGCTTCGAGGCCACCGGCGCCCGGTGCCTGAGCACGCCGGTGGACGAGCATGGCCTGGACACCGCCCGCCTTTCCCAGGACGAGCGTATCCGCCTGGCGTATGTGACGCCATCGCACCAGTTCCCGCTGGGCGGGGTGCTGCCCATCGGCCGGCGCCTGGAGTTGCTGCAATGGGCCGGGCAGCGCGACGCCTGGATCGTCGAGGACGATTACGACGGCGAGTTCCGTTATGGCCAGCGCCCGATCGACGCGTTGCAGTCGATCGACACCGACGGCCGCGTGATCTACATCGGCACTTTTTCCAAGGCGCTGTCCCCGCAGCTGCGCCTAGGCTACCTGGTGCTGCCGCCCGC from Polaromonas hydrogenivorans includes these protein-coding regions:
- a CDS encoding enoyl-CoA hydratase/isomerase family protein, coding for MNRTVSLNIVDEVATVTLIHHGKFNAMSRVMWRQLRTAFERIQQHRDVRCVLMLGEGGHFSAGGDISEYADFRFEEARLREFHESYIWGGLKAMLDCDVPIVAQIEGNCMGAGVEMASCCDLRIAAATSRFGAPIAKLGFPMAPREAALVMCAVGELTAREMLLSAAVFDAAEMKQRGFLSQVVPASRVSAAALERVARIIELAPQAARMNKACFRALAHVLPTQQATDLIAAAYDYADSAEHREGIAAFMEKRTPEFSQAAAAQANF
- a CDS encoding nucleotidyl transferase AbiEii/AbiGii toxin family protein: MNPDFQAVIVADDAERRDLFLGTAARLGTAVQNVEKDFWVCWTLDALFNGLPPGGPRLLFKGGTSLSKAFGLISRFSEDIDITVFRADLGEVVEAQDLEGLSGKKRRARLDAIRDACQRYIAGPLAAQFIDIAAAAIPAGRFRLEADPDDKDGQTLLFWYPAVTGAEGDYIRAAVKIEAGAKSALDPHIAATVTPYVAADLDDLDLAVRNVRAVQPERTFWDKVIILHGLRQWYDRRQELRHEGQRVSRHYYDIHRLAQAQGAQAWQADHGLAADCAKHARLFFGSPDLGLESAAVGTFTLVPDDAMQGALGRDYAAMSGMIFGDIPRLDTVLASVAALQEAINAAAPKAALRTAAPR
- a CDS encoding DUF6088 family protein encodes the protein MSDLKSAVLSLIKADGPGHVWVPTDFAAFGNRDAIDKTLQRMVRDGELRRVDRGLYDRPTINRLTKRPTSPDYRAVVDAIARRDQLRLLVDGMTAANDLGLTDAVPARVTIHTDARRRSVKLDNLVVEFKQTAPSRLYWAGRPAMRVVQALHWLKDTLATDRQRILSKLSKLLADTVHGDAVRKDLLEGFGTLPTWMQNLVRELPGCDPKTATATVLKRPQTSVGAKRPRSKRAIGEAI
- a CDS encoding carboxymuconolactone decarboxylase family protein encodes the protein MKPVPSMTSPRVFPEAGQPERLGPPATLDAAQQEAADELINGPRRGVYGPFRPLLHRPPLLRAVAKVGETLRYEGTLDVALREWTICVIARELSNVFEWNMHLPLATAAGVPAQALAALDAGEPSPPDLRADLALARTVGSELVSQHRLSDETWVEAVRMWSEPTVVELLTLAGYFAMVCWLMNVARTPGPTA
- a CDS encoding YbfB/YjiJ family MFS transporter; its protein translation is MDTPPYLIARPDRPIWLIVSSGIVALAVAMGIGRFAFTPLMPLMLRDGTLSAADGAEWAAANYIGYLLGALTAARFSANPRRGLHLALFGVALVTLGAAWAGGGTHALLGAMLRGAAGIFSAWALVCTSSWGLAELARRQAPQLGARIYIGVGLGIMLVGMLAWLGGQQPAQWLWLEMGLLASAGAVFVKLNLQDEGAIVTVSPPSSSPPQSAKEGHLPLVVCYGIFGFGYIVPATFLPAMARQQVSDPLVFGLTWPLFGLAAALSVVAAARYLSAWPRRRVWALAQGTMALGTALPVATQALWALAACAVLVGGTFMVATMAGLQLARERLPTNPTSLLARMTVAFAVGQLLGPLLVRALGPGNVAGWDALVWTNAAATVLLLFTAVWLWRDTGSSPSTLTKKLR
- a CDS encoding transposase yields the protein MHRKPHSHHSTEFKEQALLKARHRGARSILSLASELNMSAGTLKRWVLDSAKAGEQALGETSPALDGPAASWSPSQRLRALQESYAFNGPALAAWCRERGVFEHQLVQWREEFCTPVAPASREATGAFRELQRQHEQLQRELRRKEKALAEVAALLVLQKNFQALLEGADK
- a CDS encoding IS3 family transposase, which codes for MTSVQQRQKLLGLIGKACADGARLKPACHQIGLSCRSVQRWQRTQAAEGDQRPSGKRRYVCPPNKLREDERQAVMATLNSEAFKDLPPSQVVPRLADRGVYVASESTMYRILRQQGQLGHRRSERAAQKRSRPRALAATGADQVFCWDITYLPTQVRGQHFYLYLFEDLFSRKIVGWQVFDCESAELASQLLRDICESQGIRPGQLTVHSDNGSPMKGETMLAAMQRLGVAHTRSRPSVSNDNPYVESAFRTLKYRPELPVKPFENLLAARRWVTELAHWYNHEHRHSAIGFVTPAQRHAGLDRALLEQRALVYEQARQENPQRWSGQPRQWAHVDVVHLNPETKQQTKEPESKQKTA
- a CDS encoding antibiotic biosynthesis monooxygenase family protein; protein product: MYTSTFTFAKREFDDEFHAIDHAIAQIAKSIPGYLGEESWENPSTGLISNVYYWKTMEALQALAEHPTHMAAKQRQAQWLKGYQVVIAQVVCTHGDGGIAHPLARGGCQGSCRLK
- a CDS encoding FMN-binding negative transcriptional regulator, with the translated sequence MYIPEHFAETRPDELARIIREHPLGMLVTQGSVGLDVDHIPFEFDAGVGTPGVLSAHVARANTLWQRCPTGSAVMVVFSGAEAYISPNWYPSKHEAHRQVPTWNYEVVHAHGTLTIHDDERFVRRIVARLTRQHEAAEPRPWRMGDSAPEYIDTMLRSIVGIEISLTSLVGKVKLSQNKEARDRLHAADTLEARGRSDMAQAMRKAG
- a CDS encoding PLP-dependent aminotransferase family protein → MVQSRKPTDSHPGATGAGRRIYDLLRAQIADGTLVPGARAPSTRALAAELAVSRTTVTAAYEQLAAEGFLVTAMGRVARVASPLAAPAPSETNTSRRAKHAPSLSGFGRRLTGIGMPALTQAEPVRIDFLYGAVASRDFPTLLWRRAYQAELLRQQNSLYYVPPEGDAWLRCSIQGYLRRARGLACEAEQILVVHGSQQAIDLCARLLLDAGDAFAFEEPGYLMARRCFEATGARCLSTPVDEHGLDTARLSQDERIRLAYVTPSHQFPLGGVLPIGRRLELLQWAGQRDAWIVEDDYDGEFRYGQRPIDALQSIDTDGRVIYIGTFSKALSPQLRLGYLVLPPALVPVFRQAKRLADRHAPVLEQRVLASLIDSGAYERHVRRMRRENERRRTALLDAIARHLPGDARLSGTAAGLHMVLWLPHLRSEDEPALVAAARGKGVGVYPVTPLFANPDSPMQPRPAGLILGYASLRTDQIEQGIRTLAAVIAEMAPTSLRV